A stretch of the Candidatus Jettenia sp. AMX2 genome encodes the following:
- a CDS encoding multiheme c-type cytochrome, producing MLKRIQIYFICLIIISLCTLKTSANDEQLASSDLSEKTQICILCHRNFTPGIVEDWRTSRHSKITPSQALEKPTQERRISNENVPEHLQSVVVGCYECHSQNPSLHTDNFDHFGFSINVIVSPNDCKTCHITEAEQYAVSKKAHAYENLEKNHLYHNFVESIVSLKEVKDGEIRSHGASETSKAETCYACHGTRVTVNGMKEIPAGTGYIEVPDLTNWPNQGVGRINPDGSSGACTSCHPRHSFSIEIARKPYTCSQCHLDPDVPAFDVYRESKHGNIFLSTGHEWNWNSVPWIIGKDIKVPTCATCHNSHIVTPDGKTIAPRTHDFGARLWLRIFGLPYSHPQPKDGRTYLIKNKDGLLLPTAFDGEPAYEYLIDRDEQMSRQSDMKKVCRGCHSTDWADKHFAKLEATIKETDKMVSASTGLMIKAWEKGWADIENPFDELVEHKWMLQWFFYANSIRFASAMAGPDYATFKNGWWNLTTNLYQFHDLIQNRE from the coding sequence ATGCTAAAACGAATTCAGATTTATTTTATTTGTTTGATTATTATATCATTATGCACCTTAAAAACGTCTGCAAATGATGAACAACTTGCGTCATCCGATCTTAGTGAAAAAACTCAGATATGTATACTATGTCACAGAAATTTCACCCCGGGAATTGTGGAGGACTGGCGTACCAGCAGGCATTCAAAAATAACACCATCACAAGCACTTGAAAAACCCACTCAGGAAAGGAGGATTTCAAATGAAAATGTACCGGAACACCTGCAATCCGTAGTGGTCGGTTGTTATGAATGCCATAGCCAGAATCCTTCTCTCCATACGGATAATTTTGATCACTTTGGATTCAGCATTAATGTAATCGTTTCCCCAAATGATTGCAAGACCTGCCATATTACAGAAGCAGAACAGTATGCTGTCAGCAAAAAAGCCCATGCATATGAAAATCTGGAAAAGAATCATCTTTACCATAATTTTGTTGAGTCAATCGTAAGTCTGAAAGAGGTAAAAGATGGAGAAATAAGAAGCCACGGTGCATCAGAAACCTCAAAGGCTGAGACATGTTATGCATGTCACGGCACCCGTGTTACCGTAAACGGGATGAAGGAAATACCGGCAGGAACAGGGTATATCGAAGTCCCGGACCTTACGAATTGGCCGAATCAAGGTGTAGGAAGAATAAATCCGGACGGAAGCTCCGGTGCTTGTACATCATGTCATCCAAGACACAGCTTTTCAATAGAAATAGCCAGGAAACCTTATACCTGTTCCCAGTGCCATCTCGATCCGGATGTGCCTGCTTTTGACGTTTACCGGGAAAGCAAGCATGGGAATATCTTCCTCTCGACAGGACATGAATGGAATTGGAATAGTGTCCCATGGATAATTGGCAAAGATATAAAAGTCCCTACCTGTGCAACCTGCCATAACAGCCACATAGTTACCCCTGACGGTAAAACCATTGCGCCAAGGACCCATGACTTTGGTGCAAGATTATGGCTCAGGATCTTTGGACTACCTTACTCCCATCCTCAGCCAAAAGACGGCAGAACCTATCTCATAAAAAATAAAGATGGATTACTCCTCCCCACTGCCTTTGACGGTGAGCCCGCTTATGAATATCTCATTGATAGGGATGAACAAATGAGTCGTCAGTCCGATATGAAAAAGGTATGCAGGGGCTGTCATAGTACAGACTGGGCTGATAAGCACTTTGCCAAACTGGAAGCTACAATAAAAGAAACCGACAAGATGGTCTCCGCTTCTACAGGATTAATGATTAAAGCATGGGAAAAGGGATGGGCAGATATTGAAAATCCCTTTGATGAACTGGTTGAACACAAATGGATGCTCCAGTGGTTTTTCTATGCCAACTCAATCCGGTTTGCCTCGGCCATGGCAGGCCCTGATTATGCAACATTCAAAAATGGCTGGTGGAATTTGACAACAAACCTGTATCAATTCCATGATTTAATACAGAATCGGGAATAA